The following proteins come from a genomic window of Lytechinus pictus isolate F3 Inbred chromosome 1, Lp3.0, whole genome shotgun sequence:
- the LOC129263801 gene encoding uncharacterized protein LOC129263801: MCHCSGKIYMMFRFLPSILLIVQISRSENSPLNGCYIGEHVTSITLKEHRYSCDIDPRNMTIELCKVTCNIIGKYAYAMYCEGMPRKCFCGNNATSDPSNLTGASGYITNCYCSTNTTSSCIWVADLSVFDLLPGNQDSDAAGGPQPTENSTTVITSSPISVTQQSTTYYNNPGKRVVIAKTGTWAVVLGTICGLLLIYGIVVSSLLYLSRRTLRSLENSKEQDGRQKPYSCLNRETRDQRYSYQGMYLSPNQQNYPNGRSSVLEHSYQGVGPPRSNQGVVPPPHPEHLHARSYAELVNQVHNRQARQGTTITAQVEPDEHNYVIPEL; this comes from the exons aTGTGTCACTGCAGTGGAAAGATCTACATGATGTTCCGATTTTTACCATCAATTTTATTGATAGTTCAGATTTCTCGATCTGAAAATTCTCCATTAA atgGTTGTTACATCGGGGAACATGTTACATCAATAACACTTAAGGAACATCGATATTCCTGTGATATTGATCCTAGAAATATGACTATTGAACTGTGTAAAGTAACCTGTAATATAATTGGTAAATATGCTTACGCCATGTACTGCGAAGGAATGCCTCGTAAATGTTTCTGTGGAAATAATGCTACTTCCGACCCGAGTAACTTGACAGGGGCAAGTGGATATATCACCAATTGCTATTGTTCGACAAACACAACATCATCATGTATCTGGGTAGCGGATCTCTCTGTTTTTGATC TTCTTCCTGGTAATCAAGATTCAGACGCTGCTGGAGGGCCACAACCGACTGAAAACTCAACAACGGTGATAACGAGTTCCCCAATTTCGg TTACTCAACAGTCAACAACATATTACAACAACCCTGGCAAACGGGTCGTCATTGCTAAAACAG GCACATGGGCAGTGGTACTTGGTACTATCTGTGGTCTCCTGCTCATCTATGGGATTGTAGTTTCGTCGTTGCTATACTTATCAAG ACGTACGCTGCGATCGTTGGAGaattcaaaagaacaagatggccgccagaaaCCTTATTCCTGCCTAAACAGAGAGACTCGTGATCAACGCTATTCCTATCAGGGCATGTACCTTAGCCCCAATCAACAGAATTATCCTAATGGAAGGTCTTCAGTACTTGAGCATTCCTATCAAGGGGTTGGTCCTCCTCGATCCAACCAAGGTGTGGTTCCACCTCCTCACCCAGAGCACCTTCATGCTCGCTCATACGCTGAATTGGTCAATCAAGTTCACAACCGACAGGCAAGGCAAGGGACAACGATTACAGCCCAAGTGGAACCCGATGAACACAATTATGTCATACCCGAActgtga